Proteins from a single region of Thermococcus alcaliphilus:
- a CDS encoding acyl-CoA mutase large subunit family protein gives MTFDKKKIEEIKKAEQEWEEKTVKPFIQKRPERKEKFMTDDGFEIKRVYTPADLENWDYLEKLNFPGQYPFTRGVYATMYRGRLWTMRQYAGYATAEESNKRYKYLLEQGQTGLSVAFDLPTQLGYDSDHPMAEGEVGKVGVAIDSLWDMEILFDGIPLDKVSTSMTINATAANLLAMYILVGQKQGVPQEQLRGTVQNDILKEYIARGTYIFPPQPSMRLTTDIIMYCAENVPKWNSISISGYHIREAGANAVQEVAFTLADGIEYVKAVIARGMDVDKFAPRLSFFFNAHNNFLEEIAKFRAARRLWAKIMKEKFNAKNPRSMLLRFHTQTAGSTLTAQQPENNIVRVAIQALAAVLGGTQSLHTNSYDEALSLPTEKSVRIALRTQQIIAYESGVVDTIDPLGGSYYIEWLTDHIEEEAMKYIEKIEAMGGMMKAIERGYIQKEIADSAYKYQKEIEEKKRIIVGVNEFVVDEPIEVEILKVDPSIRDKQIERLKKLRSTRDNKKVEEALDKLRKAAETEDENLMPYIIEAHKHLATLGEVTDVLREVWGEYRAPLIF, from the coding sequence ATGACTTTCGATAAAAAGAAAATTGAGGAGATTAAGAAGGCCGAGCAAGAATGGGAAGAAAAGACCGTAAAACCGTTCATTCAAAAAAGACCTGAAAGAAAGGAGAAGTTCATGACAGACGACGGCTTTGAAATTAAGAGGGTCTACACACCTGCAGACCTCGAGAACTGGGACTATTTGGAGAAGCTAAACTTCCCCGGTCAATATCCGTTCACCAGAGGAGTTTATGCTACAATGTATAGGGGAAGACTCTGGACGATGAGGCAATATGCCGGTTACGCAACCGCTGAAGAGTCAAACAAGCGCTACAAATACCTTCTCGAGCAAGGGCAGACCGGTTTGAGCGTTGCCTTTGATTTGCCAACCCAACTTGGCTATGATTCCGATCACCCCATGGCTGAGGGAGAAGTGGGAAAAGTAGGTGTTGCCATTGATTCTCTTTGGGACATGGAGATTCTTTTCGATGGAATTCCTCTCGATAAGGTCTCCACATCAATGACAATTAACGCCACAGCTGCCAATCTTTTGGCCATGTATATTTTAGTTGGTCAAAAGCAGGGTGTTCCCCAAGAACAGCTTAGGGGTACAGTCCAGAACGATATCCTTAAGGAGTACATAGCGAGAGGTACCTACATCTTCCCACCCCAGCCCTCCATGAGATTAACAACCGATATTATAATGTACTGTGCCGAAAACGTTCCAAAGTGGAACTCGATAAGCATAAGTGGTTACCACATCAGAGAAGCCGGAGCAAATGCGGTTCAAGAGGTTGCTTTCACACTAGCGGATGGTATTGAGTACGTTAAAGCAGTGATAGCGAGAGGTATGGATGTCGACAAGTTCGCTCCAAGGTTGAGCTTCTTCTTCAACGCCCACAACAACTTCCTTGAGGAGATAGCCAAATTCAGAGCCGCAAGAAGGCTTTGGGCAAAGATCATGAAAGAGAAGTTCAACGCCAAAAATCCAAGGTCAATGCTCCTAAGATTCCACACGCAAACGGCTGGTTCAACTTTGACTGCCCAACAGCCTGAGAACAACATAGTAAGAGTTGCTATCCAAGCCCTTGCAGCGGTTCTTGGAGGAACCCAATCTCTGCACACCAACTCATACGACGAGGCTTTAAGCCTTCCAACGGAGAAGAGCGTTAGAATAGCCCTAAGGACACAGCAGATCATAGCTTACGAAAGTGGCGTCGTTGATACAATAGATCCTCTCGGAGGAAGCTACTACATCGAATGGCTTACAGACCACATAGAGGAAGAGGCCATGAAGTACATCGAAAAAATCGAGGCCATGGGAGGCATGATGAAGGCAATTGAGAGGGGTTACATCCAGAAGGAGATTGCAGACTCAGCCTATAAATACCAGAAAGAGATTGAGGAAAAGAAGCGCATCATAGTCGGAGTAAACGAGTTTGTCGTTGACGAGCCAATAGAGGTCGAAATCCTCAAGGTAGATCCGAGCATTAGGGACAAACAAATAGAGAGGCTAAAGAAGCTGAGAAGCACAAGAGACAACAAGAAGGTTGAAGAGGCCCTAGACAAACTCAGGAAGGCTGCAGAGACCGAAGATGAAAACCTAATGCCCTACATCATTGAGGCACACAAGCACTTGGCAACCCTTGGCGAAGTCACTGATGTTCTAAGGGAGGTTTGGGGCGAATACAGGGCCCCACTTATCTTCTGA
- a CDS encoding ABC transporter permease, translated as MISVLYQNEVYRLLKSRRLKVMLALMLLPVIVYFFTHEEITEYSAKALEISFQINVSQFLINFWASVIGQLVVIIVMSDLLASEIDRGTIRLLLVKPIKKSEIVFGKFFSGITAVLIIFGIPYFVMQVYMVLLYKSGFEGFRATFDDFLFALGVTVLVLGSLGAVSMLLSVVLSRPLYASLASFGLVFTAQFILPQLPFFDNPERFNLSYQIGVLLKRGFTLHTGLDTYKGDPTMSALFFICVILLGLIFTLVGLYRKEYEG; from the coding sequence GTGATTAGCGTTCTATATCAAAACGAGGTTTACAGGCTTTTAAAATCAAGGCGTCTTAAGGTAATGCTGGCGTTGATGCTTCTTCCCGTGATAGTCTACTTTTTCACCCACGAGGAGATAACTGAATACAGTGCAAAAGCCTTAGAGATTTCATTCCAGATAAACGTTTCTCAGTTTTTAATAAACTTCTGGGCCAGTGTGATTGGCCAGCTGGTCGTTATAATTGTCATGAGCGATTTGCTTGCAAGTGAAATTGACAGGGGCACAATAAGGCTTCTCCTCGTAAAGCCGATAAAGAAGAGCGAAATAGTCTTTGGCAAGTTTTTTTCTGGAATTACTGCTGTGCTTATCATTTTTGGCATTCCATACTTTGTGATGCAGGTTTACATGGTTCTCCTCTACAAGTCTGGCTTTGAGGGGTTTAGGGCAACTTTTGACGACTTCCTGTTTGCCCTTGGGGTTACAGTTCTCGTTCTTGGAAGCCTTGGAGCGGTTTCGATGCTCCTCTCGGTAGTTCTTTCAAGACCCCTCTACGCATCTCTCGCAAGCTTTGGGCTGGTGTTTACTGCCCAGTTCATACTCCCACAGTTGCCCTTTTTTGACAACCCAGAGCGTTTTAACTTGAGCTATCAGATAGGGGTTTTGCTAAAGAGGGGCTTTACGCTCCATACTGGATTGGACACCTACAAAGGAGATCCAACTATGAGCGCTCTGTTTTTCATTTGTGTTATCCTGCTGGGCCTTATTTTTACTCTAGTGGGATTGTACAGGAAGGAGTATGAGGGATGA
- a CDS encoding ABC transporter ATP-binding protein: MEYVIETKDLTKFFGKRNIIYHLNLKVPKGVVYGFLGPNGAGKTTTIKMLTVALRPTYGEIRIFNLEMPQNRVEIMKNVGYMPEVPIAYDDMTIFDFLTYMGRLSGLKKEEAREQAKELMKYVGVGRLALNKIKELSSGQKQRVSFASALIGDPELLILDEPTANLDPLGRIEFIGKILSLAKEGKTIFVSSHIVSEVEKMCNYVGLINQGRLIAQGKISELTEIEENDYDVSTSDNRAAIEFLKEKPYVREVWEEENIIRVKVDPRFLDEFFLQFPKYLTSQGIRLKLFRPHTSPLERILMEKFSIGEESD; this comes from the coding sequence ATGGAATACGTCATAGAAACCAAAGATCTCACAAAGTTTTTTGGAAAAAGAAATATAATTTATCATTTGAACCTTAAAGTTCCTAAAGGAGTTGTCTATGGCTTTTTGGGGCCCAATGGTGCTGGTAAAACCACCACTATTAAAATGCTCACGGTAGCGTTAAGGCCTACATATGGAGAAATTAGAATTTTTAACCTTGAGATGCCCCAAAATAGAGTTGAAATAATGAAAAACGTTGGCTATATGCCCGAAGTGCCCATAGCCTATGATGATATGACGATCTTTGACTTTCTGACTTATATGGGCAGGCTCTCCGGCCTAAAAAAGGAAGAAGCGAGGGAACAAGCGAAGGAACTCATGAAGTACGTTGGCGTTGGCAGGTTGGCATTAAACAAGATAAAAGAGCTCTCCTCAGGACAGAAGCAGAGAGTTTCTTTTGCTTCAGCTCTAATTGGTGATCCGGAACTTTTAATACTGGACGAACCTACAGCAAACCTTGACCCTCTGGGGAGAATAGAGTTCATAGGAAAAATTCTCTCCCTTGCAAAGGAGGGGAAAACTATTTTCGTAAGCTCGCACATAGTGAGCGAAGTTGAAAAGATGTGCAACTACGTGGGGCTAATCAACCAAGGTCGCTTAATAGCCCAGGGGAAAATAAGTGAGCTGACGGAGATAGAGGAGAACGATTACGATGTTTCCACTTCGGACAACAGGGCGGCAATTGAGTTCCTAAAGGAAAAGCCATACGTTAGGGAAGTCTGGGAGGAGGAGAACATAATTAGGGTTAAAGTGGATCCAAGGTTTCTTGATGAGTTTTTCCTGCAGTTTCCGAAGTATCTTACCTCTCAGGGCATTCGCTTAAAGCTCTTCAGACCCCACACAAGTCCGCTTGAGAGGATTCTTATGGAAAAGTTCAGCATAGGTGAGGAAAGTGATTAG
- a CDS encoding S8 family peptidase, giving the protein MERKLLVGVLVFALLVSLMPVSAVSDSAPKRIFVQIDGPITEDVLNELKANGMNILYVFNEIGFVAGTAKDRDLKRISRLKFVKSVGEDTKVYALSETLPSESPYGFGNYTWNLDMINVPTVHEEMGYTGKGVYIAVLDTGLVPNWRDYFEEDKIATEFARAFLAANALTAHYNPNAWEADTNSHGTHVTSTIIGFWVYGAYRVSGVAPDARVIPVKVLSNYGFGWSTDIAAGIMYIADLYKEEVESGGAVLPPYNETNPIVISMSLGGPSLSPIEKYAIDYAISQGVFIVAAAGNDGEAGMDYPGAYEPVISVGAAGWVGEWTAQAWWRTLDVPEDLYEQVYVTDFSGREKDGQDLDVLAPGSWVVGPYLAYGAAHPPYWAQGVPGQYYYLGGTSMATPHVSGIVALMLQKDMEDNVIDLNQTIVEGILEDTAMPITWYNASVMSPAGVYENITWGDDAVGSGLVQADAAVEAVDS; this is encoded by the coding sequence ATGGAAAGAAAACTGCTTGTTGGAGTACTAGTTTTTGCCTTGTTAGTAAGCCTGATGCCGGTATCTGCAGTGAGTGACAGCGCTCCAAAACGCATTTTTGTCCAGATAGATGGCCCAATAACAGAAGATGTGCTCAATGAGCTCAAAGCAAATGGTATGAACATTCTGTATGTGTTTAATGAGATTGGGTTTGTAGCAGGAACTGCAAAGGACAGAGACCTTAAGAGAATTTCAAGACTCAAGTTCGTAAAGAGCGTGGGAGAAGATACAAAAGTTTACGCCCTAAGCGAGACACTTCCAAGTGAAAGCCCATATGGCTTTGGGAACTACACATGGAACCTCGACATGATAAACGTCCCCACAGTACACGAAGAAATGGGATATACAGGCAAAGGTGTCTATATCGCGGTTCTTGATACAGGTTTAGTCCCCAACTGGAGGGACTACTTCGAAGAGGATAAGATAGCCACTGAGTTTGCCAGAGCATTCCTAGCGGCAAACGCACTAACCGCCCACTACAACCCCAATGCATGGGAAGCTGACACCAACAGCCACGGAACACACGTAACCAGCACAATAATAGGCTTCTGGGTCTATGGAGCATACAGAGTGAGTGGAGTAGCGCCCGATGCAAGGGTAATCCCCGTTAAAGTCCTTAGCAACTATGGGTTCGGCTGGAGCACGGACATAGCCGCGGGAATAATGTACATCGCGGATCTCTACAAAGAGGAAGTAGAAAGTGGTGGTGCAGTGCTTCCACCATATAATGAAACCAACCCAATAGTCATAAGCATGAGCCTTGGAGGGCCTTCTCTAAGCCCAATTGAAAAATATGCTATAGACTATGCTATAAGCCAAGGTGTCTTTATAGTTGCCGCTGCAGGAAACGACGGAGAAGCTGGAATGGACTACCCAGGAGCTTACGAGCCAGTGATCTCGGTTGGGGCCGCAGGATGGGTTGGAGAGTGGACGGCGCAAGCATGGTGGAGAACTCTCGATGTTCCAGAAGATCTCTACGAACAGGTTTACGTAACCGACTTCAGTGGAAGAGAAAAAGACGGGCAGGATCTTGACGTCCTAGCTCCAGGAAGCTGGGTAGTTGGGCCTTACCTTGCTTATGGTGCCGCGCACCCACCATACTGGGCGCAGGGAGTTCCTGGCCAGTACTACTACCTCGGTGGAACGAGCATGGCAACTCCACACGTGAGCGGAATAGTGGCATTGATGCTCCAAAAGGATATGGAAGATAATGTTATAGACTTAAACCAAACAATAGTAGAAGGAATCCTTGAAGATACAGCAATGCCAATAACATGGTACAACGCCTCAGTTATGTCCCCCGCAGGTGTATACGAGAACATAACATGGGGAGACGATGCTGTAGGCTCAGGATTAGTACAAGCCGATGCTGCCGTAGAAGCAGTCGATTCTTGA
- a CDS encoding DUF356 domain-containing protein: protein MLNTMVLIRTDNFDKALIALADLVRYAGMEIRGKPRIIPPALSDWAFEKLVGEKPKKKYRAHVVAQIDLPPAKAIGRLREIHPPAHIIVIPPDSPVHRELLKMWGTFEVLKGFYPPKKSRKGEESEE from the coding sequence ATGCTAAACACGATGGTTTTGATAAGGACAGACAACTTCGACAAAGCACTAATAGCGCTGGCAGACCTCGTTAGGTATGCCGGGATGGAGATAAGGGGAAAGCCAAGGATAATACCTCCAGCCCTCTCCGATTGGGCATTTGAGAAACTTGTGGGAGAAAAGCCCAAGAAGAAGTACCGCGCACATGTTGTAGCACAGATAGATCTGCCTCCTGCAAAGGCAATAGGCAGGTTAAGGGAAATTCACCCCCCAGCACACATAATAGTTATCCCTCCGGATTCACCCGTTCATAGGGAGCTCCTCAAAATGTGGGGAACTTTTGAAGTGCTGAAGGGGTTTTATCCTCCTAAGAAATCCAGAAAGGGAGAAGAAAGCGAGGAGTAA
- a CDS encoding multiprotein bridging factor aMBF1 — translation MAKAKPRICEICGAEIRGQGHTIKIEGAELLVCNRCYQKYGRKKPGTWSPMPTGREPRRTYTSRPKPKPAPRRQRPLYTEDIVEDYAERVREAIQKSGLSYEELSHKVGLSTNLLRRIAHGEYMPTIEEAKKLERYFRITLIERVEENVQEKVTIPKDYEPTLGDVANIRIKKKKKK, via the coding sequence ATGGCAAAAGCCAAACCAAGGATTTGTGAAATCTGTGGGGCAGAGATTAGAGGACAGGGGCATACAATAAAAATAGAGGGTGCAGAGCTCTTGGTTTGTAACAGGTGTTACCAAAAGTACGGTAGGAAAAAACCCGGAACATGGAGTCCAATGCCCACTGGAAGAGAGCCGAGGAGAACTTACACATCAAGACCAAAGCCAAAACCAGCTCCAAGGAGGCAAAGACCGCTTTACACGGAGGATATTGTTGAGGATTATGCAGAGAGGGTTAGGGAGGCTATTCAAAAAAGCGGTTTAAGCTATGAAGAACTTTCCCACAAAGTGGGACTTTCTACCAACCTCCTTAGGAGAATAGCCCATGGGGAGTACATGCCAACCATAGAGGAGGCAAAGAAGCTCGAAAGATATTTTAGGATAACCCTAATTGAGAGAGTAGAGGAGAATGTGCAGGAAAAGGTTACAATTCCAAAGGACTACGAGCCGACCCTTGGAGACGTTGCGAATATAAGAATCAAGAAGAAGAAAAAGAAGTGA
- a CDS encoding GNAT family N-acetyltransferase yields the protein MTDEIKIEKLKKMDQEILETLVGIYMRGYEGMREYGGEGESYAKRYLRWCWSKASDGFFVAKDGDRIVGFIVCDNDWHSRYENRVVGAIHEFVVDKGYQGKSVGKKLMEKCLEYLSKYNDRIELWVGEKNTKAIEFYKKLGFKIAGKSGIWIRMVKDLKEKK from the coding sequence ATGACGGATGAAATCAAAATAGAGAAGCTAAAGAAAATGGATCAAGAAATCCTCGAGACCCTTGTCGGGATCTACATGAGGGGCTATGAAGGCATGAGAGAATATGGCGGAGAGGGAGAGAGCTATGCTAAAAGGTATCTTAGGTGGTGCTGGAGCAAAGCCAGCGATGGCTTCTTTGTGGCAAAAGATGGTGACAGAATAGTTGGATTTATCGTGTGTGACAACGACTGGCACAGTAGATATGAGAATAGAGTGGTAGGGGCTATACACGAGTTTGTGGTTGATAAGGGCTACCAGGGAAAAAGCGTTGGCAAGAAGCTTATGGAAAAATGTCTGGAGTATTTGAGCAAATACAACGACAGAATAGAGCTGTGGGTCGGAGAAAAAAACACCAAAGCAATTGAATTTTACAAAAAGCTCGGCTTCAAAATAGCGGGAAAGAGCGGCATATGGATAAGAATGGTAAAAGACCTAAAAGAGAAAAAGTAG
- a CDS encoding Zn-ribbon domain-containing OB-fold protein, with translation MGRPMQVARYWRHFKEKYRLIGGKCKSCGHVHFPKRPVCPECGSQEIEEFQFSGKGKVVSWTIVRNPPSGYEYYKPYPIALVELEEGPVVLAQLTDVDPEEIDFGMEVEMVTRKVREFEEDGIILYGYKFRLPIK, from the coding sequence ATGGGGAGGCCAATGCAAGTTGCCCGTTATTGGAGACACTTTAAAGAGAAATATCGCCTCATTGGAGGCAAATGTAAGAGCTGCGGTCACGTTCACTTTCCAAAGAGACCTGTTTGTCCAGAATGTGGAAGTCAAGAGATAGAGGAGTTCCAGTTCAGCGGAAAGGGCAAGGTGGTAAGCTGGACAATAGTGAGAAACCCACCAAGCGGCTACGAGTACTACAAGCCATACCCCATAGCCCTAGTCGAGCTCGAAGAGGGACCGGTGGTTTTAGCACAGCTCACAGATGTTGACCCAGAGGAGATAGACTTTGGCATGGAAGTAGAAATGGTCACGAGAAAGGTTAGGGAGTTCGAAGAGGACGGAATAATCCTCTACGGCTACAAGTTCAGACTTCCGATAAAATGA
- a CDS encoding thiolase domain-containing protein, which produces MRKPVIIGVGLTPVGEHWRLALRDLAVEALLNAMEDAGVDKVDSLYVGNMASGSFVEQENLGALIADWAGLGNIPAVKVEAACASGGAAVQEGVKAVMSGLEDVVAVVGVEKMTDAWPSDATRYLAYAADAEWELFHGVSFVALNALVMRLYMKEYGYTEEDLALFAVNAHANGAKNPYAMFKKPITVETVMKSPYVADPLKLFDASPIADGAAAVIITTEEKAKEFVDKAKMVEVAGMGRAIDTINLANRKEFLFLRAAKVAAERAYKMAGIEVKDIDFFEVHDAFTVMAALSLESIGAAERGKGAMLAKEGQIAIDGDYPIQTLGGLKARGHPVGATGVYQTVEAVWQLRGEAPNQVPDAEIGLTQNIGGTGSNITVTILRRV; this is translated from the coding sequence ATGAGGAAGCCAGTGATTATTGGTGTGGGATTGACTCCGGTTGGAGAGCACTGGAGGCTCGCCCTTAGGGATTTAGCCGTTGAAGCTTTGCTCAATGCCATGGAAGATGCGGGCGTTGATAAGGTGGATTCACTTTATGTTGGCAACATGGCTTCTGGTTCATTCGTTGAACAGGAAAACCTTGGGGCATTAATAGCTGATTGGGCAGGTCTTGGTAACATTCCAGCAGTTAAAGTTGAGGCAGCGTGTGCAAGCGGTGGAGCTGCAGTCCAAGAGGGAGTAAAAGCTGTTATGAGCGGTCTTGAAGATGTTGTTGCCGTTGTAGGCGTTGAGAAGATGACCGATGCCTGGCCAAGCGACGCTACGAGATATCTTGCCTATGCGGCAGATGCAGAGTGGGAGCTTTTCCATGGTGTGAGCTTTGTTGCATTGAACGCCCTTGTCATGAGGCTCTACATGAAGGAATACGGCTACACTGAGGAAGATTTAGCTCTCTTCGCAGTTAACGCTCACGCAAATGGTGCCAAAAACCCATATGCAATGTTCAAAAAGCCAATAACAGTTGAAACCGTTATGAAGAGCCCCTATGTAGCCGATCCACTGAAGCTCTTTGATGCTTCCCCAATAGCCGATGGAGCCGCTGCCGTGATAATAACCACCGAGGAGAAGGCCAAGGAGTTCGTGGACAAGGCGAAGATGGTCGAGGTTGCGGGAATGGGAAGGGCAATTGACACAATAAACCTCGCAAACAGAAAGGAATTCTTGTTCCTCAGAGCGGCAAAGGTTGCTGCAGAAAGGGCATATAAGATGGCCGGTATTGAGGTTAAAGACATAGACTTCTTCGAGGTTCACGATGCCTTTACCGTAATGGCCGCCTTAAGCCTAGAGTCAATAGGCGCCGCTGAGAGAGGAAAAGGTGCAATGCTTGCAAAAGAAGGGCAGATAGCAATAGATGGTGACTATCCAATTCAAACACTCGGTGGACTAAAAGCGAGGGGACACCCTGTGGGAGCTACGGGAGTTTATCAAACCGTAGAAGCAGTGTGGCAGCTTAGAGGAGAAGCTCCAAACCAAGTGCCTGATGCAGAGATTGGGTTAACTCAAAACATAGGTGGAACCGGTTCAAACATAACTGTAACCATATTGAGGAGGGTTTGA
- a CDS encoding hydroxymethylglutaryl-CoA synthase: MRRLLKPIKDVGIVGYGAYVPMYRIKNEEIGRVWGVSSFPIQEKSVNNLDEDAITIGIEAARNALKRAQIDPREIRALWFGTESKPYAVKPSATVIAEAIGATPDLDAADFEFACKAGTEALQAAIGFVGSGMAKYAMAIGADTSQGRPGDHLEFTASAGGAAYIVGEKSSETVAYFEGSYSYVTDTPDFWRRQHEHYPRHGNRFTGEPAYFHQIISAAKGLMEELGYSPSDFDYAVFHQPNVKFPLTAAKILGIPKEKVLPGLLSGIIGNTYSGATLVGISAVLDIAKPGDRILWVSFGSGAGSDAFSLVVQDAIEEKRDLAPKTMDYVNRKKYIDYALYAKHRGKYIL, translated from the coding sequence ATGAGAAGACTGCTGAAGCCAATAAAGGATGTCGGAATTGTTGGTTATGGTGCCTATGTACCAATGTACAGAATTAAAAACGAGGAGATCGGAAGGGTTTGGGGAGTAAGCAGCTTCCCCATTCAGGAAAAGTCCGTAAACAATTTGGATGAAGATGCCATAACAATAGGAATTGAAGCGGCAAGAAATGCTCTTAAAAGAGCTCAAATCGACCCAAGAGAAATTAGAGCATTGTGGTTTGGAACCGAATCCAAGCCCTATGCAGTCAAACCTTCTGCAACTGTTATTGCTGAGGCAATTGGAGCAACCCCAGATTTAGATGCTGCAGATTTTGAATTTGCATGTAAAGCTGGAACTGAAGCCTTACAAGCAGCTATTGGTTTTGTTGGGAGTGGAATGGCAAAATATGCAATGGCAATTGGTGCCGACACTTCTCAAGGAAGACCCGGTGATCACTTAGAATTTACTGCATCCGCCGGAGGAGCCGCTTATATCGTTGGTGAGAAGAGCTCAGAAACCGTTGCTTATTTTGAGGGAAGCTATTCCTACGTAACCGACACTCCAGATTTCTGGAGAAGACAGCACGAGCACTATCCAAGGCATGGGAATAGATTCACTGGAGAGCCTGCTTACTTCCACCAGATAATAAGCGCCGCAAAGGGCTTAATGGAAGAGCTGGGCTATTCGCCAAGCGATTTTGACTACGCTGTCTTCCACCAGCCAAACGTTAAGTTCCCACTCACAGCCGCAAAGATTCTCGGAATCCCCAAAGAAAAAGTCCTTCCGGGACTGTTAAGTGGAATAATAGGAAACACATACAGCGGTGCTACGTTAGTTGGCATTTCAGCGGTTTTGGACATAGCGAAGCCGGGAGACAGGATTCTCTGGGTAAGCTTTGGAAGCGGTGCAGGTAGCGATGCGTTCAGCTTAGTGGTGCAGGATGCAATTGAAGAAAAGAGAGACCTAGCGCCAAAGACCATGGATTACGTAAACAGGAAGAAATACATCGATTATGCCTTATATGCAAAGCACAGAGGTAAGTACATCTTGTGA
- a CDS encoding C/D box methylation guide ribonucleoprotein complex aNOP56 subunit (functions along with aFIB and aL7a; guides 2'-O-methylation of ribose to specific sites in RNAs), translated as MKAYISENVQGIYAFDGEGNLIGKRIFTEKPEIALDKLLKGEVTEDLTTLLEELKEKGYSSFVFEHPGLSRNVRELGFESEFEFPNLAGERLRENPEEFLGKEWFERYFTVGVALTRIRIQEQSGARDKMIIQAIEALDDIDKVINLLVSRLREWYSLHFPELDELLPKHPQYVSFVKSIGHRENITKENLESLGLSENKIAKILEAKEKTMGAWMDEKDIRVIQDLAKEIDDLYKLRSEIEDYIDKAMDDVAPNLKALVGAKLAARLISLAGGLKELAMMPASTIQVLGAEKALFRHLRSGAKPPKHGVIYQYPAINKSPWWQRGKIARALAGKLAIAARVDYFSGEYIAEELKKEIEARIKEIKEKYPNPPKRKEKPKKEKKKKRFKKKEKGKKFKGKEKKKKKSKEGSRRR; from the coding sequence ATGAAAGCATACATAAGCGAAAATGTGCAGGGTATTTACGCCTTTGATGGAGAAGGCAACCTAATAGGAAAAAGGATCTTCACGGAAAAACCGGAGATTGCACTTGATAAGCTCCTAAAGGGGGAGGTTACAGAAGACCTCACTACCCTCTTGGAAGAATTGAAAGAAAAAGGATACTCAAGTTTTGTGTTTGAACACCCAGGGCTAAGCAGGAACGTGAGGGAACTTGGCTTCGAATCTGAATTTGAATTCCCCAACTTAGCTGGAGAGAGGCTCAGAGAGAACCCGGAGGAGTTTCTGGGAAAAGAATGGTTCGAAAGATACTTCACTGTGGGAGTGGCCTTAACTAGAATTAGAATACAGGAGCAGAGCGGTGCAAGGGATAAAATGATAATTCAGGCTATAGAAGCGCTAGATGACATTGACAAGGTCATAAATCTTCTCGTCTCTAGACTAAGGGAGTGGTACTCGCTTCACTTCCCAGAGCTTGATGAACTTTTGCCCAAACACCCTCAGTACGTGAGTTTTGTTAAGAGCATTGGACACAGAGAGAACATCACAAAAGAGAACCTAGAATCCCTTGGATTGAGTGAAAACAAGATAGCAAAGATTCTCGAAGCAAAGGAGAAAACTATGGGAGCATGGATGGATGAGAAGGACATTAGGGTTATCCAAGACTTAGCAAAAGAAATTGACGATCTGTACAAGTTGAGAAGTGAGATCGAAGATTACATAGACAAGGCAATGGACGACGTTGCTCCAAACTTAAAAGCCTTGGTAGGGGCAAAATTAGCTGCAAGGCTGATAAGCCTCGCTGGAGGATTAAAAGAACTCGCAATGATGCCTGCCTCAACGATTCAAGTTCTCGGTGCAGAGAAAGCCCTCTTCAGACACTTAAGGAGCGGTGCAAAGCCGCCAAAGCACGGGGTAATCTACCAGTATCCAGCTATCAACAAGTCCCCATGGTGGCAGAGGGGTAAAATTGCAAGGGCTTTGGCTGGAAAACTGGCAATAGCTGCTAGGGTGGACTACTTCTCCGGCGAATACATAGCTGAGGAGCTCAAGAAGGAGATTGAGGCAAGAATCAAGGAGATCAAGGAGAAATACCCCAACCCACCAAAGCGCAAGGAGAAGCCCAAGAAAGAGAAGAAAAAGAAGAGGTTCAAAAAGAAGGAAAAAGGAAAGAAGTTTAAAGGAAAAGAGAAGAAGAAAAAGAAAAGCAAAGAGGGAAGCAGAAGGAGGTGA